The Pelodiscus sinensis isolate JC-2024 chromosome 13, ASM4963464v1, whole genome shotgun sequence genome includes a region encoding these proteins:
- the NXT2 gene encoding NTF2-related export protein 2 isoform X1, giving the protein MAASVNFKTCVDQTCRAAEEFVNIYYDTMDKRRRMLTRLYLDKATLIWNGNAVSGQEALKEFFEMLPSSEFQVNMLDCQPVHEQATQSQTTVLVVTCGSVKFDGNKQRYFTQNFLLTAQATPTSTVWKIASDCFRFQDWAS; this is encoded by the exons ATGGCCGCCTCCGTA AACTTTAAAACTTGTGTGGATCAGACTTGTAGAGCTGCTGAAGAGTTTGTCAACATTTACTATGATACCATGGATAAAAGAAGAAGG ATGTTGACTAGACTTTATCTGGACAAAGCAACATTGATTTGGAATGGCAATGCAGTGTCTGGGCAAGAAGCACTGAAAGAATTTTTTGAAATGTTGCCGTCTAGTGAATTCCAGGTTAATATGTTGGACTGCCAACCTGTTCATG AGCAAGCTACTCAAAGCCAGACAACAGTCCTTGTGGTGACATGTGGGTCAGTAAAATTTGATGGCAACAAGCAACGTTACTTCACCCAGAATTTCTTACTGACAGCACAAGCTACACCTACTAGCACAGTGTGGAAGATTGCAAGTGACTGCTTCCGCTTTCAGGATTGGGCCAGTTAA
- the NXT2 gene encoding NTF2-related export protein 2 isoform X2 encodes MDNFKTCVDQTCRAAEEFVNIYYDTMDKRRRMLTRLYLDKATLIWNGNAVSGQEALKEFFEMLPSSEFQVNMLDCQPVHEQATQSQTTVLVVTCGSVKFDGNKQRYFTQNFLLTAQATPTSTVWKIASDCFRFQDWAS; translated from the exons ATGGAT AACTTTAAAACTTGTGTGGATCAGACTTGTAGAGCTGCTGAAGAGTTTGTCAACATTTACTATGATACCATGGATAAAAGAAGAAGG ATGTTGACTAGACTTTATCTGGACAAAGCAACATTGATTTGGAATGGCAATGCAGTGTCTGGGCAAGAAGCACTGAAAGAATTTTTTGAAATGTTGCCGTCTAGTGAATTCCAGGTTAATATGTTGGACTGCCAACCTGTTCATG AGCAAGCTACTCAAAGCCAGACAACAGTCCTTGTGGTGACATGTGGGTCAGTAAAATTTGATGGCAACAAGCAACGTTACTTCACCCAGAATTTCTTACTGACAGCACAAGCTACACCTACTAGCACAGTGTGGAAGATTGCAAGTGACTGCTTCCGCTTTCAGGATTGGGCCAGTTAA